From Tiliqua scincoides isolate rTilSci1 chromosome 2, rTilSci1.hap2, whole genome shotgun sequence, the proteins below share one genomic window:
- the LOC136638864 gene encoding transmembrane protein 238-like — protein sequence MGRAGCGRCAVFLAAALVLDAVGLALVLAGTAGRPTLDGRPYEDFLALSGGLLLFLSLLCWLFWYSGNLRGVADEELPLGARPAAASAPRSHASLLRLAAKLSERLSQRRRRRSRSAPAPSLPPPATVLVRPPDPLELGSLRPAAHPEPGAAGERLV from the coding sequence ATGGGCCGGGCGGGCTGCGGGCGCTGCGCGGTCTTCCTGGCGGCGGCGCTGGTGCTGGACGCGGTGGGGCTGGCGCTGGTGCTGGCGGGCACGGCGGGGAGGCCCACGCTGGACGGGCGCCCCTACGAGGACTTCCTGGCGCTGAGCGGGgggctgctgctcttcctctcgCTCCTCTGCTGGCTCTTCTGGTACTCCGGCAACCTGCGCGGCGTGGCCGACGAGGAGCTGCCCCTGGGCGCCCGCCCCGCCGCCGCCTCCGCGCCCCGCAGCCACGCGAGCCTCCTGCGCCTGGCCGCCAAGCTCTCCGAGCGCCTCtcgcagcgccgccgccgccgctcccgCTCCGCGCCTGCGCCCTCCCTGCCGCCGCCGGCCACGGTCCTGGTCCGGCCCCCCGACCCTCTTGAGCTCGGCAGCCTCCGCCCCGCAGCGCACCCTGAGCCGGGCGCCGCCGGCGAGCGGCTGGTCTGA